A stretch of the Bacillus licheniformis DSM 13 = ATCC 14580 genome encodes the following:
- a CDS encoding sucrose-specific PTS transporter subunit IIBC — MQHKEIARELLPLIGGAENIISISHCTTRLRFNVRDEEKIDIAAIEKMESVQGTFFRYGLFQIIFGTGVVNKIYKEMIQYSDPAPFEEARREARPNMNVLTRFAKTLSDIFVPIIPAIVASGLLMGLISVLKEFSLGAYGGPLMKMLDIFSSSAFVILPVLIGFSAAKQFGANPFLGAVIGGILTHPDLLDPSMLGSQKPESIEVFGLEVPLIGYQGTVIPILLSVYMMSKIEKFLKRIVPSSLDLIVAPFITVMASGFAALFIMGPLSLMIAHFISDCLGFVYHFAGACAGFLFGGLYALLVLSGLHHSFYVIEASLLADPEYGVNFLLPIWSMANVAQGGAGLAVFLKTKNDGIRKIAIPASLTAFLGIVEPVMFGVNLKLVRPFIGASIGGALGGAYAVFTHVAANSYGLSGIPMISIILPLGTANLIHYLIAFAIAVISAFIATLCLGFKDEKE; from the coding sequence GTGCAGCATAAAGAGATTGCAAGAGAACTCTTGCCCCTCATTGGAGGCGCGGAGAATATCATCAGCATCAGCCATTGTACGACAAGGCTGCGCTTCAATGTCAGGGATGAAGAAAAAATCGATATAGCTGCTATTGAAAAGATGGAGTCTGTGCAGGGGACTTTTTTCAGATACGGTTTGTTCCAGATCATTTTCGGTACAGGTGTGGTCAATAAAATTTATAAGGAAATGATCCAATACAGCGATCCGGCTCCTTTTGAAGAAGCCCGTCGGGAGGCGCGGCCGAACATGAACGTATTGACGCGATTTGCCAAAACGCTGTCAGACATCTTTGTGCCGATCATTCCTGCAATCGTTGCGAGCGGATTGCTCATGGGTCTCATTAGTGTGCTTAAAGAATTCAGCCTCGGCGCTTATGGCGGCCCGCTGATGAAAATGCTCGACATTTTTTCAAGCTCAGCGTTTGTCATTTTGCCTGTGCTGATCGGGTTCAGTGCGGCTAAACAGTTTGGAGCCAATCCATTTTTAGGCGCCGTCATCGGCGGTATTTTGACCCATCCTGATTTGCTCGATCCTTCAATGCTCGGCAGCCAAAAGCCGGAATCCATCGAAGTATTCGGCCTTGAAGTCCCTTTGATCGGATACCAGGGGACAGTCATTCCGATTCTCTTATCCGTCTACATGATGAGCAAAATCGAAAAATTCTTGAAAAGAATCGTCCCCAGTTCTTTAGATTTGATCGTTGCCCCGTTTATTACAGTCATGGCTTCCGGGTTTGCCGCGCTGTTTATCATGGGCCCGCTCTCACTGATGATCGCCCATTTCATAAGCGACTGTCTCGGGTTTGTTTATCATTTTGCGGGGGCGTGCGCCGGATTTTTATTTGGCGGGCTTTACGCCTTACTCGTTTTGAGCGGCCTGCACCACAGTTTTTATGTGATTGAAGCGTCGCTGCTCGCAGATCCCGAATACGGGGTCAATTTTCTGCTTCCAATATGGTCGATGGCCAATGTCGCGCAGGGAGGAGCGGGACTCGCCGTATTTTTGAAAACAAAGAATGACGGCATCAGAAAGATTGCGATTCCGGCTTCTCTCACGGCCTTTTTGGGAATCGTCGAACCGGTCATGTTTGGCGTCAACCTGAAACTCGTCAGGCCGTTTATCGGCGCATCGATCGGAGGCGCACTCGGAGGTGCATACGCCGTCTTCACACACGTGGCGGCAAATTCTTACGGATTGTCCGGCATCCCGATGATTTCAATTATTCTCCCTCTTGGCACCGCCAATCTCATTCATTATTTAATCGCTTTTGCGATTGCGGTGATTTCAGCATTTATTGCGACTTTGTGTCTTGGCTTTAAAGATGAAAAAGAATAA